CGCGTCCTTGTTGGGGTACGAGACGAAATAGACGAGTTTGTTGTCCTTGTTGTCGATCGGCACGAAGTAGGCGTGGTTGGTGATCCCGTGCTTCTCGAACAGCTTCAGGGTGTGGTCCCGGAACCGGGCGTTCAGCGCGTCGAGCTTGCCCGGCGCCGCGTAGTAGGTTCGCATCTCGTACAAGCGGGCTTCCTTTTCGGCTGCGGGGGCGGGCGCCGGCGCGAGTAGCGCGACCAGCGGCGTGAGGGCGACCAGTGGGAGCAGGCGCATGGGGCCTCCAGTGAGAGGGAGCAGAGGGTACGAGAGGCGGAGGAATGGCCCTCCGCCTCTCGTACCCTCACTACTCTCGTACCCTCTCACTTCTTCGGCAACTGCGGCAGCACGTCGGCGGTGGCGTAGCGCTCCGGGTCCTTCTCGAAGCGCTCCTTCGCGGTCGCGTTGTAAAAGTACACTTTCACGCCCTTGTACGTCGCGGACGGATCTTTCTCGGAAATCTTCTTGTCACGGTACACCGGGCAGAACTGCTGCTCGATCCCGCGCTTCGGCAACTCGACGCCCGCGAGTGCCGGAACGAACTTCGGATCGAGGTACGCGGCCGGGTCGCGGCGGTACTTCGCCACGCACGTGTCGCAACAGAGGTAGATCTTCACGCCCTTGTACGTCTCGAACTTGGACTCTTTCGGGTCGATCTCGTCCTTCGTCATCACCGGGCAGAATTTCTGTTCGACCGGCGGGGCGGTGGGTTTCGGCGGGTCCGCGTGTACGGCGGATGCGCCCAATAGCACGAGGGCCGCGACGTGGGTCCGTAGCATCGAATTGGCTCCGAGGGTGTGACGGATCGGAGAGGTAGTAGCGGGTAGGCCGGAGTATTTTACCGCGAGCGACCGGGATGAGACAATACGCGGGCGGGTCGAGTTGGTGTTTTGGGAGCGGGATCATCACGCCAACGTGCCCGATCACCCACCGCGAAGAAAAGAAAGCGCGACGATCAGGAAGACCATGTTGGCGACCGCGATGGCGAAAAAGAGCAGCGCGAGCCGGGACAGGTCGTAGAACAGTTCGCCGAGCGAAAAGAGCGGCCGCGGCTCCAGCGTGTCGCTCTCGGTTTCGGCGACTTCGGGGAACGTGGGCCGGCCCGAAATGCGCGCACGGACCCGTGGGGGCACGTCGTCCCACCAGCGGCGCGCGTCGGTGCCGTCGTTCCCGTTCCGCATGACCATGAGCGAACTTCCCTTACCAGGGCCTCTGCGCGTGTGTTCGACCGCCGGGCGGTTCGGTACTGAACGAATAGCACGGATTCGGGGGCGGCAGAATCCAGAGAGGAAGTGCCTCTGAATTCTAACCCCGAACCGGCGCTAGTGGTATCGCAAAGTTACCGAAGCTCGGGTGCTCCCGAAGTGCTCCCGGCCGGTGCGGAAAATAGGAACGCGCGTGCGCGGGATCAACCCCACGTCGGCGGGAGGCTCGGTGCGGGCGTCGGGGCCGGCGGGTTCACCGGGTACGGAAGAGCCGGGTTCTCCGGTGCGGTTCCGGGTTGTGGTTGTTCCACATCCGGTGGAATGGTAGGTGTCGGCACCGGGTGCGGTTGGGTCGGAACGTCCGGTCCCGGTGCGGGCGGAATATGTGGCGAACTCATTTGGGTACTCCCTTAGCGCGGCGGAACGGGCGATGGCAAACGACGTTCTGTCGCAATCGCTGTGCCGAGTGCGCGCGTCCGTCTGTGCCGGGTGCGCGGAGCGGGCCGTCAATTTGGTGCGCCGGAGTCTCTTGTCCCGGCGCTCGCGACGAGCGAGAATGCAGCGATAGTCCCCGCCCGAGTCAGGGTGATTTCATGCGCGCCCGGTTGGTGTCCGCCGAAGGCGGCCCGTTCATCGACCTGCTCAAAGACATGACGCTCTTCGGCCGGGACGAAGATTGCGACGTGCGCCTCGACCACAAAAGCGTCTCAAAACTCCACTGCGTTATCGTAAAAACCGACGGCCTATTGTTACTCCGCGACCTCGGGAGCACGAACGGCACGCGGGTCAACGGCCAGCGCGTCCGCCGGGCGGCGCTGCTGCCCAACGACACGATCGCCATCGCGAACATGAAGTACGTGGTCAAGTTCGGGGTCGAACTCGAAAAACTGGAGAACGAAGAAGCGCCTGC
The Gemmata palustris DNA segment above includes these coding regions:
- a CDS encoding FHA domain-containing protein; this translates as MRARLVSAEGGPFIDLLKDMTLFGRDEDCDVRLDHKSVSKLHCVIVKTDGLLLLRDLGSTNGTRVNGQRVRRAALLPNDTIAIANMKYVVKFGVELEKLENEEAPAKGSKKDAATHQLRRNALPDVYPEQKSPKG